A window of the Tiliqua scincoides isolate rTilSci1 chromosome 5, rTilSci1.hap2, whole genome shotgun sequence genome harbors these coding sequences:
- the LOC136652730 gene encoding olfactory receptor 13H1-like: MGVLEELNETEITEFVLMGFAGQSKIRMGFATLMAFVYLVSILGNGLIIIVVVTDPRLHNPMYFFLCNLAIIDICLSTSAFPQSIVNCLVERPTMTFARCYTQMYVSVYLGATECFLLAVMAYDRYVAISKPLRYTIIMSWRVCILLSAVTLTVAFLFVIVPCVAKPARFCGHNKVDHFACELRALMKLVCSDMVMNQLTMYFTSSVTVLFPFAFILFSYLCIIVAILRIHSAGGRLKAFSTCGSHLVVVLIFYGISIATFIKPQSKDSQDADKIMYIINAGVVPMFNPLIYTLRNQEVKAALNRIREKKL, translated from the coding sequence ATGGGAGTTCTAGAAGAGTTGAATGAGACTGAAATCACTGAATTTGTTCTCATGGGATTTGCTGGTCAATCCAAAATAAGGATGGGATTTGCAACCCTCATGGCCTTCGTCTACTTGGTGAGCATCTTGGGAAATGGACTTATAATCATAGTGGTCGTAACTGATCCTCGTCTCCACAACCCTATGTACTTTTTCCTTTGTAATTTGGCCATCATTGATATCTGTCTTTCCACGTCTGCATTTCCACAATCCATTGTCAACTGCCTGGTGGAGAGACCCACCATGACTTTTGCTAGGTGTTATACACAAATGTATGTTTCCGTATACCTTGGAGCAACTGAATGTTTCCTATTGGcagtcatggcttatgaccggtaTGTTGCCATCTCCAAACCACTACGTTACACTATCATTATGAGCTGGAGAGTTTGCATCCTATTGTCTGCTGTGACATTGACAGTTGCCTTCTTATTTGTAATTGTACCCTGTGTTGCAAAACCAGCCCGCTTCTGTGGACATAATAAGGTAGACCATTTTGCTTGTGAGCTCAGAGCACTCATGAAGTTGGTGTGCTCGGACATGGTCATGAACCAACTGACTATGTATTTCACTAGCAGTGTCACAGTGCTCTTTCCCTTCGCCTTCATCCTCTTTTCCTACCTTTGTATAATTGTGGCCATTCTGAGAATTCACTCAGCTGGTGGAAGACTGAAAGCTTTCTCCACATGTGGGTCTCACCTGGTTGTAGTGCTAATTTTCTATGGGATCTCTATAGCCACATTTATAAAACCTCAGTCAAAAGATAGCCAGGATGCTGACAAAATTATGTATATAATTAATGCTGGTGTGGTACCCATGTTCAATCCTTTAATCTATACACTGAGAAATCAGGAAGTGAAAGCTGCTCTTAATCGAATAAGGGAGAAGAAACTGTGA